A genomic window from Rhizobium sp. 007 includes:
- a CDS encoding glycoside hydrolase family 16 protein has protein sequence MRTFTLKTCLRRTGWPRSSGRRLGIAIAAALLCAGLANAEDCVPGDTGDQIDTEEMKLTFEDNFDDLSVSAWGPGTRWIAHTPWSGDFGGARFANPELGFPFVVTDGVLRIEAARNAQGDWRSGLLASVDPKGIGFSQCYGYFETRAQLPIGPGVWPAFWLIGKDRSKSTAEIDVLEFYGDKPEGYSSTVHVWHRGGGHYSDFSRIEVFRDARPTDFHTYGVKIDSEFIRMYFDEKLVWKTKTQPEHRQPMYILVNLGLAKDAGEMNVPDPSHMFVDYVRAYSVR, from the coding sequence ATGAGAACGTTTACGCTCAAAACCTGTCTTCGTCGTACAGGCTGGCCGCGATCGTCTGGCCGCCGGCTGGGCATCGCGATCGCTGCCGCGCTTCTGTGCGCCGGCCTGGCAAATGCCGAAGACTGCGTGCCCGGCGACACCGGCGATCAAATCGATACCGAGGAGATGAAGCTCACTTTCGAAGACAACTTCGACGATCTCAGCGTGTCGGCCTGGGGGCCTGGAACCCGCTGGATCGCTCATACGCCGTGGTCCGGCGATTTCGGTGGCGCCCGTTTTGCCAATCCCGAACTCGGTTTTCCGTTTGTCGTCACCGACGGCGTTCTGCGCATCGAGGCGGCCCGCAACGCCCAGGGCGATTGGCGTTCCGGGCTGCTTGCCTCCGTTGACCCCAAGGGAATTGGCTTTTCGCAGTGCTACGGATATTTCGAGACGCGCGCCCAGCTGCCCATCGGGCCTGGCGTGTGGCCAGCTTTCTGGCTGATTGGCAAGGATAGGTCGAAATCGACCGCCGAGATCGATGTTCTTGAATTCTACGGAGACAAACCGGAAGGATATTCTTCGACCGTCCATGTCTGGCACCGCGGTGGCGGGCATTATTCGGATTTCTCGCGCATCGAGGTGTTCCGCGACGCAAGGCCCACCGACTTTCATACATATGGCGTGAAAATAGATTCCGAATTCATCCGCATGTATTTCGACGAGAAGCTGGTCTGGAAAACTAAAACCCAGCCGGAGCACCGCCAGCCGATGTATATCCTTGTCAATCTGGGACTGGCGAAAGACGCTGGCGAAATGAACGTTCCCGATCCTTCGCATATGTTCGTGGATTACGTCCGGGCTTACAGCGTCAGGTGA
- a CDS encoding polysaccharide pyruvyl transferase family protein: MSRMPFKIVVFNVKYSENLGDGILAFCIEHGLSQTGGGIEVETVDLAGRRGFGGASSSRRRHLLKLLQRLPKPARRLAVGFVVRRALRRQRGEWERKIAAADAVVIGGGNLFQDDDLNFPLKIGTVLDCVRRFDRPLAIYAVGVSSDWSEPARRLFARIGGVRLLHLSVRDRFAYDSWRRHFPTGPVPDIIPDPGLLIAQIADTTRVPSAKKTVAICVTEPVVLTRHASQTGPIPLGDAAGYCKLVNALIEDGFSVMLFCNGATEDHIFARTIVNEGSMVRHLTSGVLHLADRPADVGQLLRLLNAADAIVSHRLHACIAAYSLRIAHVGLSWDKKVEGFFRSVGREAYFVDEEHVPVSEIPALLKAALAQGIDQERYNLTMDCAETGMRRLRFALRPGLISEYPMSDDVRGIAAGPR; the protein is encoded by the coding sequence ATGAGCAGGATGCCCTTCAAGATCGTCGTCTTCAACGTCAAATACAGCGAGAACCTTGGCGACGGCATATTGGCTTTTTGCATCGAGCACGGCCTTTCGCAAACGGGCGGCGGCATCGAGGTGGAGACTGTCGATCTTGCCGGCCGTCGCGGGTTCGGCGGTGCAAGCAGCAGCCGGCGCCGGCATCTGCTCAAGCTGCTTCAAAGGTTGCCAAAGCCTGCGCGGCGGCTGGCTGTCGGGTTCGTCGTCCGGCGAGCGCTCCGGCGGCAGCGTGGGGAATGGGAACGGAAGATTGCCGCGGCGGATGCAGTCGTCATCGGAGGCGGCAATCTGTTCCAGGACGACGACCTGAATTTCCCGTTAAAGATCGGAACAGTTCTGGATTGCGTTCGGCGCTTCGACCGCCCGCTTGCGATTTATGCTGTCGGCGTAAGCTCCGATTGGTCAGAGCCAGCCAGGCGACTGTTCGCCCGCATCGGCGGCGTGCGGCTGCTGCACCTCTCGGTGCGCGACAGGTTTGCTTACGATAGCTGGCGCCGTCATTTTCCGACCGGTCCAGTTCCGGACATCATCCCTGATCCCGGGCTCCTGATCGCCCAGATAGCCGATACGACGCGCGTACCGAGCGCGAAAAAGACGGTCGCCATCTGCGTCACGGAACCGGTCGTGCTCACGCGGCATGCCAGCCAGACGGGCCCGATACCGCTTGGGGATGCGGCTGGGTATTGCAAGCTTGTAAACGCGCTGATCGAGGACGGATTCAGCGTCATGCTGTTCTGCAACGGCGCCACGGAAGATCACATTTTCGCGAGGACGATCGTGAACGAAGGCTCGATGGTACGTCATCTTACCTCAGGCGTACTCCATCTTGCCGATCGGCCTGCGGACGTAGGGCAGTTGCTGCGGCTGCTGAATGCCGCGGATGCCATCGTTTCCCATCGCCTCCACGCCTGCATCGCCGCCTATTCCTTGCGCATTGCGCATGTCGGACTTAGCTGGGATAAAAAGGTCGAGGGCTTCTTCCGCTCCGTCGGGCGCGAAGCCTATTTTGTGGATGAAGAGCATGTGCCGGTGAGCGAAATTCCTGCTCTTCTAAAAGCCGCGCTCGCCCAAGGTATTGATCAGGAAAGATATAATCTGACGATGGACTGTGCGGAAACGGGAATGCGGCGCTTGCGATTTGCGCTGCGGCCAGGCCTGATCAGCGAATATCCGATGTCGGACGACGTGCGAGGCATTGCGGCCGGCCCTCGTTGA
- a CDS encoding Crp/Fnr family transcriptional regulator, translating into MVTLTTAEYELSASRHLKRREFAGGAYRGYQAGETIFEVGNRRARIFYLISGWIISWKLLPNGTRMVSDFSLPGDIVWTASAELSRETMQALSNIRIYELPALGDRKPESASNDLHRALLLEMVRRQARLTERMANIGRRDALARTAHLLLELAVRLGVFQHESADGFECPLTQAEIGDAVGLSTVHINRVLKDMRLSGLLVFKSGVVEFLDRKKLEELVDFDPSYLAPPAERRL; encoded by the coding sequence ATGGTAACACTGACCACCGCGGAATATGAGCTTTCGGCAAGTCGTCATCTCAAGCGTCGCGAATTTGCGGGGGGAGCGTACCGCGGTTACCAAGCCGGCGAAACGATCTTCGAGGTCGGAAATCGCCGGGCCCGCATCTTCTATCTGATCAGCGGCTGGATAATATCCTGGAAGCTGCTTCCAAATGGCACACGCATGGTGTCCGATTTTTCGCTTCCCGGCGATATCGTGTGGACTGCTTCGGCGGAATTGTCGCGCGAGACGATGCAGGCGCTCTCCAACATCCGCATCTACGAACTGCCGGCGCTCGGCGATCGAAAGCCCGAGAGCGCTTCGAACGACCTGCACCGCGCGCTGCTCCTGGAGATGGTGCGCCGTCAAGCCCGGCTGACCGAAAGGATGGCGAATATCGGGCGCCGCGATGCTCTTGCCCGGACGGCGCATCTTCTTCTCGAGCTGGCCGTCCGGCTGGGTGTCTTCCAGCACGAGTCGGCGGATGGTTTTGAATGTCCGCTGACACAGGCCGAAATCGGTGATGCCGTCGGTCTTTCGACCGTCCATATCAATCGCGTCCTGAAAGATATGCGGCTCAGCGGCCTGCTTGTATTCAAAAGTGGCGTCGTCGAATTCCTCGACAGGAAGAAACTCGAGGAACTGGTCGATTTCGACCCAAGCTACCTGGCGCCGCCGGCGGAGCGCCGGCTGTAA
- a CDS encoding response regulator transcription factor, giving the protein MNGQQITSENTGIARTTRLISLKARDPVRSLSSANIVTTEEHAEYLLLIDSRALDRECLSRSLREYQPALNIISANSLEDWQNQHIQHDPAVILLMIGGKKITDADVGQAIAKLTEKFKSSPVVVGAESDELSQILKALEYGARGYIPTTVSIGVAAEAIGLAQAGGIFIPASSILAARHVISAVSNGMNCTDELFTPREAVVAEALLRGKANKIIAYEMKLCESTVKVHIRNIMKKLNATNRTEVAYKIRDFMH; this is encoded by the coding sequence ATGAACGGGCAACAAATAACCAGCGAAAATACTGGTATCGCAAGGACAACCCGCCTCATTTCCTTGAAGGCGAGGGATCCGGTACGGAGTCTGTCGTCGGCGAATATCGTCACGACGGAAGAGCATGCGGAGTATCTGCTGCTGATCGATTCGCGGGCGCTTGACCGGGAGTGCCTGTCACGCAGCCTTCGCGAGTATCAACCGGCCTTGAACATCATTTCCGCCAATTCGCTGGAGGACTGGCAGAACCAGCATATCCAGCATGATCCCGCCGTCATCCTTTTGATGATCGGCGGAAAGAAGATCACGGATGCCGATGTGGGCCAAGCGATCGCGAAATTGACCGAGAAGTTCAAATCCAGCCCTGTCGTCGTGGGGGCGGAAAGCGACGAACTTTCGCAAATCCTCAAAGCGCTGGAATACGGCGCCCGAGGCTACATACCCACCACTGTCAGTATTGGCGTTGCTGCAGAAGCGATCGGCCTGGCCCAGGCCGGGGGAATTTTCATTCCCGCGAGCAGCATTCTTGCTGCGAGGCATGTGATCAGTGCTGTCAGCAACGGCATGAACTGCACCGATGAACTCTTCACGCCGCGTGAAGCGGTCGTGGCAGAAGCCTTGCTGCGCGGCAAGGCCAACAAGATCATCGCGTATGAAATGAAGCTTTGCGAAAGTACGGTAAAGGTTCACATCCGCAACATCATGAAAAAGCTGAATGCCACCAACCGGACGGAGGTTGCCTACAAGATCAGGGATTTCATGCATTGA